From one Gossypium hirsutum isolate 1008001.06 chromosome D08, Gossypium_hirsutum_v2.1, whole genome shotgun sequence genomic stretch:
- the LOC107918562 gene encoding probable pectinesterase/pectinesterase inhibitor 7, whose translation MAQLCSLLTLCLFFLVPFFLSPSFAGVPPSAPVSAGTICKSTPNPSYCRAVLPNHTTNVYNYGRFSIRKSLSQSRKFLKLVDKYLRKYQPSLPTSAIHALQDCRFLTVLNIDFLLSSFKTVNGTSTTLSLVEADDIQTFLSAILTNQQTCLDSIQSIASTWSIRNGLSVPLSNDTKLYSVSLALFTKGWVPKKKRKATWKPRNKQLGFKRGRLHLKMSSRTRSIYETVSRRKLLQTTDDTDEEVLVSDIVTVCQDGSGNFTTINDAITAAPNNTNGVNGFYLIYISGGVYQEYISIAKNKKYLMMIGDGINQTIITGNRSVVDGWTTFNSATFAVVAPNFIAVNITFQNTAGAIKHQAVAVRNGADLSVFYSCSFEGYQDTLYTHSLRQFYRECDIYGTVDFIFGNAAVVFQNCNIYPRRPMNGQFNAITAQGRTDPNQNTGTSIHDCNIMAADDLASSNTTFKTYLGRPWKEYSRTVYMQNFMDSLINPAGWKEWNGDFALNTSYYAEYNNNGPGSNTSNRITWSGYHVINATDATNFTVSSFLLGDDWLLDTGVPYNASLI comes from the exons aTGGCCCAGCTCTGCTCCCTTCTAACATTATGTCTATTCTTTCTTGTTcctttcttcctttctccttcttTTGCAGGTGTTCCTCCTTCGGCTCCTGTCTCAGCAGGAACAATTTGCAAGTCCACTCCAAACCCATCTTATTGCAGAGCTGTGCTCCCTAACCACACCACCAATGTCTACAACTACGGTCGATTCTCTATCCGCAAATCTCTATCACAGTCCCGAAAATTCCTCAAGCTAGTGGATAAGTATTTAAGAAAATACCAACCCTCGTTACCAACATCCGCAATTCATGCTTTGCAAGATTGCCGCTTCTTAACTGTTCTAAACATTGATTTCCTTTTGAGCTCATTTAAAACTGTCAATGGCACTAGTACAACTCTGTCCCTGGTAGAAGCTGATGACATACAAACCTTTCTTAGCGCTATTCTAACTAACCAGCAGACCTGTTTAGACAGCATACAATCGATTGCCTCAACTTGGAGTATAAGGAACGGCCTCTCAGTTCCTCTGTCAAATGACACAAAGCTTTATAGTGTTTCTCTAGCTCTTTTCACTAAAGGATGGGTTCCTAAGAAGAAGAGAAAGGCCACATGGAAGCCTAGAAACAAACAACTAGGTTTCAAACGTGGACGTTTGCATCTAAAAATGTCTAGTCGAACACGCTCAATTTATGAGACTGTAAGCAGAAGAAAGCTTCTTCAAACGACTGACGACACTGATGAAGAGGTATTGGTGAGTGACATTGTGACAGTGTGTCAAGACGGTAGTGGTAATTTTACTACCATTAATGATGCTATAACTGCAGCTCCCAACAACACCAATGGTGTAAATGGTTTCTACTTGATTTACATCTCTGGTGGTGTATATCAAGAGTACATTTCCATCGCTAAGAACAAAAAATACTTGATGATGATTGGTGATGGTATCAATCAGACAATTATCACTGGAAATCGTAGCGTAGTTGATGGGTGGACAACATTTAACTCTGCAACTTTTG CTGTGGTGGCTCCAAATTTTATTGCGGTAAACATAACTTTTCAAAACACGGCTGGAGCAATCAAGCATCAAGCCGTTGCAGTTCGAAATGGGGCTGATTTGTCAGTATTCTATAGCTGCAGTTTCGAAGGATACCAAGATACTCTATATACTCATTCCTTAAGACAGTTTTATAGAGAATGTGATATATATGGTACTGTTGATTTCATATTTGGAAATGCTGCCGTTGTTTTTCAGAACTGCAACATATATCCTCGACGACCGATGAATGGGCAATTCAATGCCATCACTGCACAGGGTCGGACAGATCCAAACCAAAACACAGGCACATCAATTCATGATTGCAACATCATGGCTGCTGATGATTTGGCCTCTAGCAATACCACTTTCAAAACATATTTAGGGAGACCATGGAAGGAGTACTCAAGGACTGTATACATGCAGAATTTCATGGACAGTTTAATAAACCCTGCTGGTTGGAAAGAATGGAATGGAGATTTTGCCTTGAATACGTCATACTATGCTGAATATAACAACAATGGACCTGGTTCTAACACTTCCAATAGGATCACTTGGTCTGGTTACCATGTAATAAATGCAACCGATGCTACTAACTTTACTGTGTCTAGCTTTTTGCTTGGAGACGATTGGTTATTAGATACAGGTGTCCCTTACAATGCAAGCTTAATATAG